From a single Scomber japonicus isolate fScoJap1 chromosome 12, fScoJap1.pri, whole genome shotgun sequence genomic region:
- the frrs1a gene encoding putative ferric-chelate reductase 1, producing the protein MAPVGHCCLLFLFVTVCYWVPARCYENGKVTKVCGSMDAHHGVPGQTSPSPYWVTTNTTVFKPGDYIQVIVTGSTYFEGFFLQARDATNQSSVTTVGSFTLTDNVHTQLLTCSKHQGSAVSHTSDHRQTKVTVIWKAPEDAPSEVQFFVTMVAHYHLFWVKQRGPVISQHGVTPHPTQPTTTTTTRPTTTPSVLPGPFTADGCGQQKSCLLDPPGCDPEGDSQCFFLSMTTEGADKTSVMFEMSGPAEGYLAFALSWDKWMGNDDVYLCVKDGNRVSVTAAFVSGRTHPEDESQAGLSWVSWRLADGVIQCTFSRPVKLSYQEPQRYDLDQEYYLFLASGQAVYGETKRHHQQPLISSYKKRITGPPEVLEGSRGPILLKMHGALMLIAWMLTGSVGTFIASFYKPDWPNQLLFGQKVWFQVHRILMTVTVVLTVVAFTLPFFYRKGWSEHAGVHPYLGCCVLALSLFQPIMAAFRPSPDSHRRYIFNWAHWGVGAVTELMAVVAMFFGARQSSMLLPPPWTTHVLIGYVTWQASFRFLLLLHKHLNIRKSFGAADQEAILSNTSQPSQWEAFIKSIIFASFALGNSGLLTALLSSIAEV; encoded by the exons ATGGCTCCTGTGGGGCATTgttgcctcctcttcctctttgtcaCCGTGTGTTACTGGGTGCCAGCACGCTGCTATGAAAATGGCAAAGTCACCAAAGTGTGTGGCAGCATGGATGCCCACCACGGTGTCCCCGGTCAGACGAGCCCCAGTCCCTACTGGGTGACGACTAACACCACTGTGTTCAAACCTGGAGATTACATCCAAG TCATCGTGACCGGATCGACATATTTCGAGGGTTTCTTCCTTCAGGCCAGAGATGCAACCAATCAGAGCTCAGTAACCACGGTTGGCTCCTTCACCCTGACTGATAACgtccacacacagctgctcaccTGCAGTAAGCACCAG ggtTCAGCAGTGAGTCATACAAGCGATCACAGACAAACAAAGGTGACAGTCATCTGGAAAGCTCCTGAAGATGCTCCCAGTGAGGTTCAGTTCTT TGTAACTATGGTTGCACACTACCATCTATTCTGGGTGAAGCAGCGAGGACCAGTCATCTCCCAGCATGGTGTCACCCCTCACCCAACTCAgcccaccactaccaccactacAAGACCAACCACCACACCCTCTGTCCTGCCTGGACCT TTCACAGCTGATGGATGCGGCCAACAGAAATCCTGCCTCTTGGACCCTCCAGGCTGTGATCCAGAAGGAGATTCTCAGTGCTTCTTTCTGTCAATGACTACAGAGGGAGCAGACAAAACG TCTGTGATGTTTGAGATGAGTGGACCAGCGGAAGGATACCTTGCCTTTGCCCTGTCCTGGGACAAATGGATG ggtaaTGATgatgtgtacctgtgtgtaaaAGATGGGAACAGAGTGTCAGTGACTGCTGCGTTCGTCAGTGGTAGAACACACCCAGAGGACGAGTCACAG GCTGGTCTCTCCTGGGTGTCATGGCGACTGGCAGATGGAGTGATCCAGTGCACGTTCAGTCGGCCAGTCAAACTGTCCTATCAGGAACCACAGCGCTATGATCTGGACCAAGAGTACTATCTGTTTCTAGCCAGTGGACAGGCTGTGTATG GTGAAACAAAGAGGCATCATCAACAACCATTAATCTCCTCCTACAAAAAACGTATCACAGGCCCACCTGAGGTTCTAGAAGGCTCCAGAGGACCAATCCTTCTGAAAATGCATG GTGCACTGATGCTCATAGCCTGGATGCTAACAGGAAGTGTTGGAACCTTCATCGCCAGCTTCTATAAACCCGATTGGCCAAATCAGCTTCTGTTTGGCCAGAAAGTTTGGTTCCAG gttcaTCGAATCCTGATGACGGTAACTGTGGTTCTGACCGTTGTGGCCTTTACCCTTCCATTTTTCTACAGGAAGGGCTGGAGTGAG catgcAGGTGTCCATCCTTACTTAGGTTGTTGTGTCCTGGCGTTATCTCTGTTTCAACCAATCATGGCTGCATTCAGACCATCACCTGACTCTCACAG ACGATACATCTTTAACTGGGCTCACTGGGGAGTTGGAGCTGTGACTGAGTTGATGGCAG TGGTAGCAATGTTCTTTGGCGCGCGTCAATCGTCGATGCTCCTCCCCCCGCCATGGACAACGCATGTTCTGATTGGCTACGTTACCTGGCAGGCCTCGTTCAGGTTCCTTCTCCTGCTGCACAAGCATCTTAACATCAGAAAAT CATTTGGAGCAGCTGACCAAGAGGCCATTCTTAGTAACACATCACAGCCCAGTCAATGG gAGGCCTTCATCAAGTCCATCATTTTTGCATCTTTCGCTTTGGGAAACTCTGGTCTCCTAACAGCCTTACTGTCTTCTATCGCTGAAGTTTGA